TACATGCTTCTTTATCTTCACATTCACCGTAAAGATAAAGCGAGTGGTTTGTTAGCTTGATGCCGTTGTCTTTAGCAATCTCTTCTTGACGCGTTTCAATCACGTCGTCTTCGAATTCAACTACTTTACCGCACTTTAAGCATACCAAGTGATCATGGTGTGTGCTGCCAGCTAGTTCAAATACTGATTTGCCGCCTTCAAAGTGGTGACGGGTAACAATACCGGCATCATCAAATTGGTTAAGAACACGGTAAACAGTGGCAAGACCAATTTCTTCGCCTTTATCTAATAAGATTTTATAAACATCTTCAGCGCTGATATGTTGATTATCTGGCGACTGTAAAATCTCCAAGATTTTGATTCGCGGCAGTGTTACTTTTAAACCTGCTTTTTTTAGCTCTAAATTGTGATCAGTCATCAACTTGGTCTCGTTTTTCTATTGTTTTGTCTATATTTGCACGACGTTTTAGTAAGGCTATACTAGATATAGCCTAATGTAAACGCAGGTTTAACTTTAATCTTCTAATTCTGCCAAGCACATTTCATCATACACTTGAGCACACCAATCTTTAATGCGCTTTTCTGTTAGTTCAGGCTGACGGTCTTCATCAATACCTAAACCAACAAAGTGGTTGTCATCAACTAATGCTTTTGACGCTTCAAATTCATAACCTTCAGTTGACCAATGGCCAACAACAATAGCGCCACGTTCAGTAACGATATCGTTAATCATGCCCATAGCGTCAAGGAAGTACTCGGCGTAATCTTCTTGGTCGCCGCAGCCAAAAATAGCAACTAGCTTACCGTCGAAGCTAATTTCTTCCAGTTCCGGGAAAAAATCATCCCAATCGCATTGCGCTTCACCGTAATACCAAGTTGGGATACCAAATAAAATTAAATCAAATTCAGCAATGTCTTCTTTTGAGCTTTTAGCGATGTCATGAACATCTACCATTTTCTTACCTAGCTCTTTTTGAATTAGCTTGGCGACGTGCTCTGTGTTACCTGTATCACTACCAAAAAAAATGCCTACGCTTGCCATAGTTTATTACCTTTTTGTCGCTAATTTCTCTTGTAATATAATTTCTATTAATGCGCTTCGACTCACGTTCTGCTCTTCAGCCATATCATTTAATGCTTGATATAGCTCTGAAGACACCTTGAATTCGACGCGTTTTAAACCACGTGCTTTATCACGTTTAAGCTGATTACGCTTATTGATTTTAAGCTGTAATTCTCGTGGTAAGGGGTTGGTTTTTGGACGCCCCGGTCGCTTATCGTGTTCAAATAAGTCTCGGGTCGTTCTGTCAGATTCCGCTTTGGCCATTATCCAACTCCAGCACCTTGCCAAAATACCTGAATAAGCCCTTTCGCAATAAACCCAGAACAGCCTAAAAACAGCACTAACCAAACGACGTAACGCCCAAATTTAGGAACGTCACCTTTTTTTAAAACGTCTTGGATTGCCATACCGATTAAAAAGAATATTCCGGCTAAGCCGAAATAGAGTCCAAGTATATCAATACCATCTAATAATTTATCTAACATTATTATTCTGTATCTGCGCGAAAACGGCCGCAACTATAGCATAGTAAGCCGTTAAATACATTATCAAAGATCAAAAATAGTACCACTTTAAAAAGTGTGGTTTTTAAGGCGAACAAAATCACAAATAAGTAAATCCACTTGGGATGTTTTCGGTTTGTATTTAAAGCATTTTAGTGTGCTTTGTAAATTTCGTGTACGTTTGTAACATCAAATATAAAAGCGTGAATTTAGTGAATGCAATGAATAGATAATTTAATAAATGTATAAAACATCGAGGGGGAAAGAACCTAACTAATCGTTTGCATGTTAAAAACAGCTAGGCTCTTGATAAAAACAAAACTATTTAATCTGCACTTAGAAACTGAGCTATTGCTAAATTCACTTGGCTTGGTTTTTCAGCATGTAACCAGTGACCTGCACCTGCGATGATCTTGGCTTTTGCATTTGGGAAAAGCGCTGCAATTTCGCCGCGATGGGCTTCTAAAATGTAGTCTGAGTTAGCACCTTTTATAAATAAGGTTGGCTTTTTAAACGCATCACCTTGCGGCTTATCTAAAATACTATCGTAAGATGCAATTAGTTGAGGCAAATTAAAGCGCCATGCAAACCCGCTATCTGTTTTTTTAAGGCTCTTTAATAAAAATTGCCTTACACCAGCCTCTTGAATGTACTCTGCCAATTGTTTATCGGCGTCGCTGCGGTTAGTGATTGCCTGTAAATCCACATTATTTAATCCATTAAATACTTGTTGATGACGAGGTAAATATTTAGTTGGTGCGATATCGAGTACAACCAATTTTTCGACACGGTTACTATTCGTTAACGCCATTTGCATTGCGACTTTACCACCCATAGAGTGACCAATAACAATTGCACGAGAAATAGTTAACTCATCTAATAGTTTAAAAACATCATCTGCCATCGCGGTGTACGTCATTTCGCTATTGTGAAATGATTGTCCGTGATTACGTAAATCAATGTTGATTACACAATTTTGTTCGCTCAGAGGTTTGGCGATTACATTTAGGTTTTCTTTTGAACCAAATAGTCCATGAATAATGACAATTGGGAGCGCGTCGGTTTTCTCACCTAGCTGAGTGTAATTTAATTGCATAGGGGTCGCTAAGCTAATGTAAAAGCTGCATTGTGCCGAGTGAAACTTGAAAAAGCAAACATAGAGAAATGAATTTAAACTGGGTATACTATGCGGGATTTTTGCTAAATTCGTCTAACAATTAGGATAACCATGAAAAAAATCGAAATCGACGACGAGTTATATCAGTATATAGCAAGTAATACGCAGAGTATTGGTGAAAGTGCATCGCAAATATTGCGCCGTTTGTTACAGCTGGATACGGAACTCCCAGAAAAGGCAGTAACAGAAACGCAAGAAGAGGCGCCTGAAGCCGCCCAACCAGAACAAAAAGAACATAAATGCGACAACGTATTTAATATTCTTAATAAAGAAGAGTTGGCAATGCAAAAAGGTGTGGTTGGCCGCTTTTTGTTTATTCTTTCTGCGCTGCATCGTACACATAAAGGCATTTTTAATCGTGTACTGGATATTAAAGGGCGCGACCGTATTTATTTTGCAACCAATAAAGAAGATTTAATTGCATCGGGTAGCAGTACTAACCCAAAAAATATTATGGATAGTGGCTATTGGGTTATGACGAACTCAAACACGACACGTAAAAAAATGATGGTTCACGAAGTTGCCATATCATTAGGCTACAGTGAAGAAGAAGCCGAAAAGCTACGCGATTACTTATAAATATATTGAAGGTGAATCATGGCAAACCATGAAAGAGCAGGGCAGCGCGCCGTACAATCTGATTTAGTCAACATTCCTAAACTGATGTCAGCTTATTATTTGTATGAACCAGATATTGAGCAAAACCCAGAGCAAGCTGTTGCGTTTGGTACATCAGGGCACCGTGGGTGTTCGTTAGACACAAAATTCAACGAGTCTCATATATTGGCAATCACGCAAGCGATTTGTGATTACCGTAAACAAAACAATATATTTGGCCCACTGTTTTTAGGCAAAGATACGCATGCGTTATCAGAAGCTGCGTTTAACTCTGCTATTGAAGTATTAGTTGCGAACGAAGTGCAGGTTGTAACGCAAGAAAATGATGATTTCACACCGACACCTGTAATTAGTCATGCGATTGTCACGCACAATAAAACGCACAGTGCTGAACTTGCGGATGGTATCGTGATTACACCTTCACACAACCCGCCACAAGATGGTGGTTTTAAGTACAACCCGCCAAATGGTGGTCCTGCTGATACCGACATTACAAAATGGATTGAAAATAGAGCAAACCAATTGTTAATTGAAGACTTGGTTGAAGTTGAGCTATTTCCATTTGTAAAAGCAAAGCGTTCGGGCTTTATTCAATACCAAGACTTAATGACACCGTATATTGACGATTTAGCTAACATTATTGATATGCAAGCGATCAGCAAAGCAGGCATTAAAATTGGCGTTGATCCACTCGGTGGTTCTGGTATTAATTTCTGGCCACTCATTGCTGAAAAATACAATCTTGATATTACTGTGGTTAACGAGCAAATTGACCCACAGTTTTCGTTTATGTCGTTAGATAAAGACGGCAAAATTCGTATGGATTGTTCATCACCACACGCAATGGCAAGCTTAATTGCCATGAAAGATAAGTTTGATATTGCGGTAGGTAACGACCCTGATTATGACCGTCATGGCATTGTCACGCCCGATGGTTTAATGAACCCGAACCATTATTTAGCTGTTGCGATTGATTACCTAATAAGTCATCGCCCAGATTGGCCGGCCAACGCCAAAGTAGGTAAAACTTTGGTATCCAGTGGCATGATTGACAAAGTCGTCGCCAAGCACGGTCGTGAAGTATTTGAAGTGCCTGTTGGCTTTAAATGGTTCGTTGATGGTTTACTAGAATCAAGTTTACTGTTTGGCGGTGAAGAAAGTGCAGGAGCCGCATTTTTACGACGCGACGGTAGCGTTTGGGAAACCGATAAAGACGGCTTTATTTTAGCTTTACTAGCCGCTGAAATTTTAGCTGTAACTGGTAAAACACCTAGTCAGCATTATAAAGCACTTACTGACGAATTCGGTGCACCACTTTATAAGCGCTTAGATGCCCCTGCAAATACGGCGCAAAAAGCCAAACTATCAAAACTATCGGCGGAAGACGTTAGTGCAAATACCTTAGCAGGTGATGAAATTACCGCAAAGCTAACGCACGCACCGGGCAACGGCGCGGCAATTGGTGGCTTAAAGGTAACAACGGCTAATGGCTGGTTTGCAGCCCGCCCTTCAGGTACCGAAGATATCTATAAAATTTATCTTGAATCATTTGTCTCTGAGGCACATTTAAACGAGCTTGAAACTGAAGCCATCGCTTTAGTTAATTCAGTTATTTCATAACATTATTAGAAGTTTTAAAAGGCGGTTTACCGCCTTTTTTATTATGTAAAGAACAAAGATGAGTATTATGACAACAACAAATCTAGCAACTTCAGGCGATTTTTTATCAATTAGCCGTAATCATGAATGGCATTTAGACCCTTTTGAGTTCACTTTAGAGAACGGCACTCATGTTAGTGTTAAAGATACCGGCGTAATCGAGTTTACTCCTCCTCGCTATGGCAAAAAGGACATTGTCTTATCGTCAGCTGTGCACGGCAATGAAACTGCGCCAATCGAAATTTGCGATGAGCTAATCCAAAACATTATCAAGGGTAAATTAACCCTAGCGCATCGTGTGCTGTTTATTTTTGGTAACCCTGCATCTATTAATATTGCGAAGCGTTTTGTTGAAGAAAACCTCAATCGTTTGTTTTGTGGCGCACACAAAGCAGGTGAGCAGAATAATGAAAAAATACGTGCGGCAAAACTCGAAAACTACGTAAGTGATTTCTTTAATAAAGAGGCCGGTGAAGACAGAAAACGTATCCATTACGACTTACACACAGCCATTCGTGATTCTAAGAATGAAAAATTCGCGGTATACCCATTTTTACACGGTAAACCATGGAAAAAAGAAGAATTAAGCTTTTTATTAAGCTGTGGTGTAAATACTGTAATGATGATGAAGTCTGCTGCAACCACATTCAGCTATTTTTCTAGCAGTACCTTTGGTGCCGATGCGTTTACTATCGAACTAGGTAAAGTAAGGCCGTTTGGCGAAAACGATATGTCACGCTTTGAAAAGGCAAAGCAGAGCTTAACGCAGCTGATCTCTCAACATGAGATGCAATATCCCGCGTTTAACTTTGATGACTTTGAATTATTCGATGTATACCGCACCATTAATCGTACAGAGCAAAACTTTAGTTTTCCGTTTAGCGACAGCGCTGCAAACTTTACAGGCTTTGCCAAAGGAGCGCTATTGGCAACCGACGGCAATACCGAATATTTTGCCGATGTTGATGGCGAAGCAATTATTTTCCCTAACGCAAAGGTGGCACTTGGCCAACGCGCATTATTGACAGTTATCCCGCTACAAAATAAAACAGATTTTGTATAAATATCTTGCCACACCTTTTCGGATATTCAGCTAAAATTAGTTGAATATCCGTTTACGTTAACGTAAAGTCGAGCTAACTTTAATTTAATATCAGTCCAATTTATGGGTGATATGTACTAATCATACCAGTCATTTGCATAAATTAGTTGTTTAATGGTTATTGTTAGTTGAATTGATGCATTTATTTCAAATAACCTAGCTGTTATGCGTATCTCAACGTGTTGCTAATTATGTTGCTAAATTGGATATTTACTCATTTTTAAAGCGCTACATCATTAGAGGTAAGCTATGACGAACCCGCAAAATGTGTCGTTAAATGCGTCAACGGAACTCGAGTTTATCGATCCATCCGCATTAGACATACCTACTGTTAGTTTATTAGATGAAAATGGTCATTTAGTAAAAGGCGCAGTAGATCCAAACATTGATAAAGACACTGCACTAAAAATTTACAAAACCATGCGATTCATCCGTGCGTTAGATGAACGTATGCAAGCAGCCCAACGGCAAGGTCGCGTTTCGTTCTATATGCAATGTTTAGGTGAAGAAGGCGCAGTTACGGCCAGTGCCGCAGCGCTAAAAGACAGCGATATGATTATGGCGCAGTATCGCGAGCAAGCAGCATTGCGTTATCGCGGTTTTAGCTTAGAGCAGTTTATGAACCAAATGTTCTCTAATGAGAAAGATTTGGGTAAAGGTCGTCAAATGCCAATTCACTATGGTTCAAAAGAATTGCACTACATGACGATTTCATCCCCTCTTGGAACGCAAATTCCACAAGCAACAGGCTATGCATATTCACAAAAAATTCCACACATTAATGCGCAATCGGGCGAGCTTGATTCTGAAATTGATAACATCACGTTATGCTATTTTGGTGAAGGTGCTGCATCTGAAGGTGACTTTCACGCGGGCTTGAACATGGCTGCAGTGTTAAAAGCGCCGGTTATCTTTTTTGCGCGTAACAACGGTTATGCAATTTCGACACCGGCAGACGAGCAATTTGCCGGCGACGGTATTGCCAGCCGCGGTGTTGGTTATGGCATCAAAACAATACGTGTTGATGGTGCAGATGCGCTTGCAGTTTACGCTGCGACGCAAAAAGCACGTCAATACAGTGTAGAAACGGGTGAGCCAGTATTAATTGAATCGATTGCATATCGCTTAGGTGCGCACTCGACGTCGGATGACCCAACGGGCTATCGTTCAAAAGAAGAAGAAAGCACCAATACGAAATGCCCAATTCAACGCTTTAAAGGCTACTTATTAAGCAAAGGTTGGTTAGACGAAGCGCAAGATAACGCAGAAGATGAAAGCTTGCGAGAAGCAATTTTAGACGCTGTAAAAGTAGCTGAAAAAGTGGCTAAGCCACCGATTGAAGATTTAGTTACAGATGTGTACGACACACCAATTCCATTACTTGAAAAACAACTCGAAGCATTAAAAGAGCATGTAAAAGCGCATCCAGACGCTTACCCGACAACCGCAGGGAGAATCAAATAATGGCACAAATGAATATGTTACAAGCGATTAATTCTGCGCTTGATATTTCAATGTCGGAACATCCACTTGCCTGTATTTTTGGTGAAGATGTGGGTTACTTTGGTGGTGTATTCCGTGCTACCAGTGGCTTACAAGAAAAATACGGTAAACACCGTGTGTTTAACACGCCGCTTACAGAGCAAGGTATTTTAGGTTTCGCTAACGGTTTGGCGGCAGCAGGTGCACCTGCCATCGCAGAAATCCAATTTGCTGACTATATTTTTCCAGCGTTTGACCAAATCGTAAACGAGTCTGCTAAGTTCCGTTACCGCAGTGGTAATGAATTTAATGTGGGTAAGCTAACTATTCGTACACCATACGGTGGCGGTATCGCCGGTGGTTTATACCACTCTCAATCGCCAGAAGCGTATTTTGCTCATACACCTGGTTTAAAATTGGTTGTGCCACGCAACGCTTACCAAGCAAAAGGTTTGTTACGCGCATGTATTAAAGACGATAACCCAGTTATTTTCTTTGAGCCTAAGCGTTTATATCGCGCCTCTATCGGCGATGTGCCAGAAGATGATTTTATTATCCCAATTGGTAAAGCGGAAGTGGTTTCTGAAGGTTCAGACATCACGCTGCTTGCATGGGGCGCACAAATGGAAATCATTGAAAAAGCAGCTGAAATGGCGAAGCAAGATGGCATTAGCTGTGAAGTGATTGATTTACGCAGTATTCAACCTTGGGATGTTGAAACGGTTGCAAAGTCAGTAACTAAAACTGGTCGCTTAATCATCAGCCACGAAGCACCTATTACGTGCGGTTTTGGTGCCGAAATTGCTGCAACAATCCAGCAAGAGTGTTTCTTACATTTAGAGTCGCCAATTAGTCGCGTATGTGGTTTAGATACACCGTATCCGCTTGCACTGGAAAAAGAATACATTCCTGATGCATTAAAAGTGTTATCAGCAATTAAGCAGTCAGTGCAGTTTTAAGGAGTGGTTATGAGTCAAGATTTTATTTTACCAGACATTGGTGAAGGCATTGTTGAATGCGAAGTAGTCGAATGGCTTATTAGCGAAGGCGATACGGTAGCTGAAGATCAGCCTATTTGTGATGTAATGACCGATAAAGCATTGGTACAAATACCTGCAGTGCATAATGGTGTGATCACTAAGCTGTATTATCAAAAAGGTGAAATAGCAAAAGTGCATGCGCCGCTTTTTGCGATGGATGTTGATGGTGCAGCGGTTACGAGTGCACCTCAAGAAGTAGCGCCAGAAACCAGCACTGAGCAGCCAGTGGTAAGCGATGCGCCACAAGGCACCGCACTTGAAGATTTTATTTTACCGGATATCGGCGAAGGTATCGTCGAGTGTGAAATTGTTGATTGGTTAGTTGCTGAAGGCGATGAAATCAAAGAAGACCAAGCGGTTTGTGATGTAATGACAGATAAAGCGCTGGTACAAATTCCTGCTAAACACACGGGCCGAGTAACCAAGCTTTACCATCAAAAAGGTGAGATTGCCAAAGTACACGCTCCGCTTTTCCAAATGCAGGTTGCCAGTGCACAAGTTATCAATATTCAAGAAAAAGTGGTGAACGCTCAGCAAAATGCCTCAGCTAAACAGCTTGAAGCGACACCATCACAAGCTATTGCGAGCGGCAAAGCCGTTGCTAGCCCAGCAGTACGCCGTTTAGCGCGAGAGCATAACATTGATATTGCGAAGGTGGATGGCTCTGGTAAAAATGGCCGTGTTTATAAAGAAGATATTAAACGTTTCTTAAATGACGACAGTACAGCGTCTAAGCGCACTGACGACACATCAGCGCCAGTAGTAGCAACACAAACGCAAGCAACGCGCGTTGAGCCAATTCGTGGTATGCAAGCTGCGATGGCGAAACAAATGATGGAGTCGGTATCGACCATTCCACATTTCACATTGAGCGATGAGATTGATTTAACAGAACTTATTAGCTTGCGTAAAAGTCTTAAAGAACAGTATGCAAAGCAGGGCGTTAAGCTCACCATGATGCCGTTCTTTATTAAGGCATTGTCTCTAGCGTTAAAAGAGTTCCCTGTGATCAATTCGCAAGTTAATGCGGATTGCACAGAGCTTACATACTTTAATGATCACAACATAGGTATGGCGGTTGACTCAAAACTTGGCCTGTTAGTACCAAATATCAAATCATGCCAAGCTAAAAATATGGTGGACATTGCCAATGAAGTATCTCGCTTAACAGAGCAAGCGCGAGAAGGCCGTGTAACGCCTGCAGATTTAAAAGGCGGCACAATTTCAATTTCAAATATTGGTGCAATTGGTGGCACAACAGCAACACCAATTATCAATAAGCCAGAAGTTGCGATTGTGGCGCTCGGTAAACTACAACATTTACCGCGCTTTAATGAAAAAGGTGAGGTTGAATCACGTGCAATTATGCAAATATCGTGGTCAGGCGATCACCGCATTATTGATGGTGCAACGATGGCACGATTCAATAACTTGTGGAAACACTATTTGGAAACGCCAAGTGCCATGTTAATGGCAATGAGCTAATAGAAAAAAGGGGTCACATGACCCCTTTTTTAATTTACTAAAAAAAGAAGATTAAGTAGCCGATAGCTAAACTAGGTATGGAGGTATACAAGGTTGCTATGAGCGCCGCTTTTGGTGCAAGTGCAATCGCCGGGAAAAGGGCATCACCATCATTTGAAATGGCATTCGCCATAAGTGCCGAAAAGGGTACTAATCCTTGCATATAAAGTGAGGTGACAAGAATTTGTGGCCCGCACCCTGGTAGTAAACCAATTAAGCAGGCAATAAGCGGCAGTAACACGGCGTAGTTTTGAAAAAGAGCTGCTATATTCACATCAGACCACAGCACGAATAATTCATAGCCAATAAACGCAGCCACCACCCAACTGGTAATAAAGTGTGTATCTTGCAGTACCTTTGTCGTTAAATTTTCTTTACTGCAGTCGTCTTCAGCGGTGACATCTTGATAACTTTTACCAGGAGATGAGCACGCCCACAATAGCGCCACGATAAAACAACAGGCCGCAGCGATATAACCTAAGCCTTGGTTAATATTTTCATCAAAGTCATATTGAAATGCGACAAGCAGAGCGGCAAGTGTCATCGGTAACGCGACAATACGCCAAAATTGAAGGCTAATAAAACCAATAGGCTTAGGCAACCTTTGGCACTGTAATTGTTGATGTGATGGTGTATTTGGCGCAAGAAAATCAGCTGGGTGCAGCAAATTCACGAGCCAACCAAACAGTGTTGCAACTGTAAAACTAGTGGTTAACACCAACAGTGCTGTTTTTGGCTCTGCCGCGATAAGTAAGAATGCAGCATCGCCCATAGTGGCAATGAGCACTGCTACCAAGGAGCCAAAACTGGCTTGTTTTTTAGTGTATTGTGTTACTACTATTATTGCGCCGCCGCAGCCTGGTAGTGCACCGAGCAAAGCGGCAAACGGAATTTCAAGCTTTGGTGCAACCCGTGCAATATAACTCAACTCGAGTTTAGGAAATCGATTTACCAATAAGTAATAGCCATAAAGCGTTACTGCAACAAACATAGTTACTTGTAAAAATGCATCGGCGAGTGCGCCGAGCACCACAGCGCGGGTAGACTCATTAAAAATAAGGCAGAGCAATGCTATTGGTAAAAACAAGCGTTTATAAGCGAGAGATCTTTTAATTGTGTGTTTTGGTAGCGCGAATTGTGAGAGGGAAAACAACATATAGTGTACCTAATCGAATATTAGCTTCACTATAGTACTAACGGTAATGCGAATCAATCACATTACCGTTTAATTTAATCAATCGTAGTGATTATTTTTTTCGCTGGAACTCTGATTGACTGTACCACTTAGGCCAAGCCGTGCTGTCAGCAATATCTAAACCAACTTGATAAAACAGCTGTAAGTCCTCAACAGCACCTGAAAGGTCCCAGCCTTTACGGTATTGATCGCATGGTTGGTGATAGCATCCACGTAAAATCAGCCCCATACGTTTGCGATAACGGGCTGTTTCGTCGTCAATCGCTTCGGTGCCACCGCCTGAATACATCGCTGGAATGCCCATTTGTGCAAATGCAAAGTGATCAGAACGATAATAGCCACCAGCAGCAGGGCGCGGATCGCCTGATAGTGTACGACTTTGCTTTGCAGCAGCACGTGCTAAGTACTCATCCATTTCTGATTTACCAGCGCCAACTACGCTCATGTCTTTTACACGACCTAGCAGGTTCAAACTATCCATATTAATATTGGCAACAGATTTATTTGCGTCGATAACTGGGTTTGCTGCGTAATACTTGGCCCCCAACAAGCCTTGCTCTTCAGCTGTTACCGCTAAGAATGTGACTGAACGAGCAGGTTTCTTAGGTAGCATTGCAAATGCTTCTGCGATTTCAATCATACCCGCTGTACCGGTTGCGTTATCATGCGCACCGTTATAAATGTTGTCGCCTTTTTTACTTGGATCTTTGCCGAGGTGATCCCAATGCGCTGAGTATATAATGTGTTCGTCAGGTGTTTCAGCACCTGGCAATGTAGCAATAAAATTACGCGAAACTGACTTTTTAATTTCGCTTTTAACCGTTACAGACGCCGTTAGATCACCCATATCAATTGAGTAGCCACCTTTCGCGGCTTTTGCTTTCTCTTTAGCAAAATCAAGTCCGGCTTTCGTAAACAGTTCATTGGCAACATCAAGTGTGATCCAACCTTCAACTGCTACGCGATCCATATTCTTGTTTTCTTTTTGAAAACCAAATTGCGGGCCTGACCATGAGTTTTCAACCACCGACCATGGATACGATGCAGGGGCAGTTTCATGAACTATAATTGCGCCAGCAGCACCTTGGCGTGATGCTTCTTCGTATTTATACGTCCAACGGCCGTAATAGGTCATTGCATTACCGGTGAAGAGTGACTCGTCTTGCGTAGCAAAACCAGGGTCGTTAACCAGCATTACGACGGTTTTTCCTTTTACGTCTAATCCTTCGTAATCGTTCCAGTTATATTCAGGCGCGTTAATACCATACCCGACAAATACCAGCTCTGAATTTTCGATGGCTTCAAGCTCGCTCATGCGACTCGTACCCATTACCATATCTTTTTTGTATTGATATGTTTTGCCATCAATGGTTAGCGACATATCAGGTGATGCTTCGATTGATACAAGTGGTACCTCTTGATAAAAGCTACCTTTGTTGCCACCTACAAAGCCTAATGCTTTAAAATG
This region of Pseudoalteromonas spongiae UST010723-006 genomic DNA includes:
- a CDS encoding alpha/beta fold hydrolase, which gives rise to MQLNYTQLGEKTDALPIVIIHGLFGSKENLNVIAKPLSEQNCVINIDLRNHGQSFHNSEMTYTAMADDVFKLLDELTISRAIVIGHSMGGKVAMQMALTNSNRVEKLVVLDIAPTKYLPRHQQVFNGLNNVDLQAITNRSDADKQLAEYIQEAGVRQFLLKSLKKTDSGFAWRFNLPQLIASYDSILDKPQGDAFKKPTLFIKGANSDYILEAHRGEIAALFPNAKAKIIAGAGHWLHAEKPSQVNLAIAQFLSAD
- a CDS encoding transketolase C-terminal domain-containing protein; amino-acid sequence: MAQMNMLQAINSALDISMSEHPLACIFGEDVGYFGGVFRATSGLQEKYGKHRVFNTPLTEQGILGFANGLAAAGAPAIAEIQFADYIFPAFDQIVNESAKFRYRSGNEFNVGKLTIRTPYGGGIAGGLYHSQSPEAYFAHTPGLKLVVPRNAYQAKGLLRACIKDDNPVIFFEPKRLYRASIGDVPEDDFIIPIGKAEVVSEGSDITLLAWGAQMEIIEKAAEMAKQDGISCEVIDLRSIQPWDVETVAKSVTKTGRLIISHEAPITCGFGAEIAATIQQECFLHLESPISRVCGLDTPYPLALEKEYIPDALKVLSAIKQSVQF
- the seqA gene encoding replication initiation negative regulator SeqA, which translates into the protein MKKIEIDDELYQYIASNTQSIGESASQILRRLLQLDTELPEKAVTETQEEAPEAAQPEQKEHKCDNVFNILNKEELAMQKGVVGRFLFILSALHRTHKGIFNRVLDIKGRDRIYFATNKEDLIASGSSTNPKNIMDSGYWVMTNSNTTRKKMMVHEVAISLGYSEEEAEKLRDYL
- a CDS encoding thiamine pyrophosphate-dependent dehydrogenase E1 component subunit alpha: MTNPQNVSLNASTELEFIDPSALDIPTVSLLDENGHLVKGAVDPNIDKDTALKIYKTMRFIRALDERMQAAQRQGRVSFYMQCLGEEGAVTASAAALKDSDMIMAQYREQAALRYRGFSLEQFMNQMFSNEKDLGKGRQMPIHYGSKELHYMTISSPLGTQIPQATGYAYSQKIPHINAQSGELDSEIDNITLCYFGEGAASEGDFHAGLNMAAVLKAPVIFFARNNGYAISTPADEQFAGDGIASRGVGYGIKTIRVDGADALAVYAATQKARQYSVETGEPVLIESIAYRLGAHSTSDDPTGYRSKEEESTNTKCPIQRFKGYLLSKGWLDEAQDNAEDESLREAILDAVKVAEKVAKPPIEDLVTDVYDTPIPLLEKQLEALKEHVKAHPDAYPTTAGRIK
- the fur gene encoding ferric iron uptake transcriptional regulator, giving the protein MTDHNLELKKAGLKVTLPRIKILEILQSPDNQHISAEDVYKILLDKGEEIGLATVYRVLNQFDDAGIVTRHHFEGGKSVFELAGSTHHDHLVCLKCGKVVEFEDDVIETRQEEIAKDNGIKLTNHSLYLYGECEDKEACKKYADDNS
- the astE gene encoding succinylglutamate desuccinylase, yielding MSIMTTTNLATSGDFLSISRNHEWHLDPFEFTLENGTHVSVKDTGVIEFTPPRYGKKDIVLSSAVHGNETAPIEICDELIQNIIKGKLTLAHRVLFIFGNPASINIAKRFVEENLNRLFCGAHKAGEQNNEKIRAAKLENYVSDFFNKEAGEDRKRIHYDLHTAIRDSKNEKFAVYPFLHGKPWKKEELSFLLSCGVNTVMMMKSAATTFSYFSSSTFGADAFTIELGKVRPFGENDMSRFEKAKQSLTQLISQHEMQYPAFNFDDFELFDVYRTINRTEQNFSFPFSDSAANFTGFAKGALLATDGNTEYFADVDGEAIIFPNAKVALGQRALLTVIPLQNKTDFV
- the fldA gene encoding flavodoxin FldA yields the protein MASVGIFFGSDTGNTEHVAKLIQKELGKKMVDVHDIAKSSKEDIAEFDLILFGIPTWYYGEAQCDWDDFFPELEEISFDGKLVAIFGCGDQEDYAEYFLDAMGMINDIVTERGAIVVGHWSTEGYEFEASKALVDDNHFVGLGIDEDRQPELTEKRIKDWCAQVYDEMCLAELED
- the ybfE gene encoding LexA regulated protein; amino-acid sequence: MAKAESDRTTRDLFEHDKRPGRPKTNPLPRELQLKINKRNQLKRDKARGLKRVEFKVSSELYQALNDMAEEQNVSRSALIEIILQEKLATKR
- the pgm gene encoding phosphoglucomutase (alpha-D-glucose-1,6-bisphosphate-dependent), yielding MANHERAGQRAVQSDLVNIPKLMSAYYLYEPDIEQNPEQAVAFGTSGHRGCSLDTKFNESHILAITQAICDYRKQNNIFGPLFLGKDTHALSEAAFNSAIEVLVANEVQVVTQENDDFTPTPVISHAIVTHNKTHSAELADGIVITPSHNPPQDGGFKYNPPNGGPADTDITKWIENRANQLLIEDLVEVELFPFVKAKRSGFIQYQDLMTPYIDDLANIIDMQAISKAGIKIGVDPLGGSGINFWPLIAEKYNLDITVVNEQIDPQFSFMSLDKDGKIRMDCSSPHAMASLIAMKDKFDIAVGNDPDYDRHGIVTPDGLMNPNHYLAVAIDYLISHRPDWPANAKVGKTLVSSGMIDKVVAKHGREVFEVPVGFKWFVDGLLESSLLFGGEESAGAAFLRRDGSVWETDKDGFILALLAAEILAVTGKTPSQHYKALTDEFGAPLYKRLDAPANTAQKAKLSKLSAEDVSANTLAGDEITAKLTHAPGNGAAIGGLKVTTANGWFAARPSGTEDIYKIYLESFVSEAHLNELETEAIALVNSVIS
- a CDS encoding DUF2788 domain-containing protein, translated to MLDKLLDGIDILGLYFGLAGIFFLIGMAIQDVLKKGDVPKFGRYVVWLVLFLGCSGFIAKGLIQVFWQGAGVG